In Sodalis ligni, a single genomic region encodes these proteins:
- a CDS encoding helix-turn-helix domain-containing protein — translation MAAFIQSILSEFSTQCASAESVLVANGNAPAPAMAYHLHVPRIELTVKGIMSMLIPKGADRVVKYVRPVGTITYIPANSWNSPQWESPVICMSIVFWKQDVGFSISNWDGSQFKEVEKFNLQNSSSAVRDHLLEMAESLAWGQNTTGETFSHIIYALLNDLLYQMTEGMDNPKGPFSLFDEIKNHIDSHYHTDISRESVAEAFNISPGYLSRLFSRESDMKFNEYLRLARISRSKTLLTNTNMKINEVSWRCGFTDTNYFCKVFRDINDCTPLEYRRKNKGANV, via the coding sequence ATGGCCGCATTTATTCAGTCGATTTTGAGCGAATTCAGCACACAGTGCGCCAGCGCGGAGAGTGTTCTGGTCGCCAATGGCAACGCGCCGGCTCCGGCAATGGCTTACCATCTGCACGTACCGCGCATCGAGCTGACGGTGAAAGGGATCATGAGCATGCTTATCCCCAAAGGGGCCGATCGGGTCGTCAAATATGTGCGTCCGGTGGGCACCATCACCTACATTCCGGCCAACAGCTGGAACTCGCCCCAGTGGGAAAGCCCGGTGATTTGCATGTCGATTGTTTTCTGGAAGCAGGATGTCGGTTTCAGTATCAGCAACTGGGATGGCAGCCAGTTTAAAGAGGTGGAGAAGTTCAATCTGCAGAATTCCAGCAGTGCCGTGCGTGATCACCTGCTTGAAATGGCAGAGTCACTGGCGTGGGGGCAGAACACCACCGGCGAAACCTTTTCCCATATCATCTACGCCCTGCTCAACGACCTGCTGTACCAGATGACTGAGGGAATGGACAACCCCAAAGGGCCGTTCTCTTTGTTTGATGAAATCAAAAACCATATCGATAGCCACTATCACACCGACATTAGCCGGGAGAGCGTCGCGGAAGCCTTTAATATCTCACCCGGCTACCTGTCGCGGCTTTTCTCCCGCGAGTCAGACATGAAGTTTAATGAGTATCTGAGGTTAGCCCGGATCTCACGCTCGAAAACGCTGCTCACCAACACCAATATGAAAATCAATGAGGTCTCATGGAGGTGTGGTTTCACTGATACCAACTATTTCTGCAAGGTGTTCCGGGATATCAATGACTGTACGCCGCTTGAGTACCGACGTAAGAACAAGGGAGCAAATGTATAA
- a CDS encoding ABC transporter ATP-binding protein, whose protein sequence is MSLVSLRRLEKHYGDQVVLERLNAEVNEGEFVSIVGASGCGKTTFLNMMLGIEPPSRGALLLDGKPIPQEPGADRGVVFQRYSVFPHLTSLENVMLGTEFTQARWLGRVWGSARRDIAAQALAMLQQVGLGQAADKYPHQLSGGMQQRLALAQALTKKPRILLLDEPFGALDPGIRRDMHQLITDLWRQHRLTIFMITHDLKEGFSLGSRLWVFDKIRHDPQAPDRWGASITYDIPLDRNSAGLERQLDNIVYPRQDVA, encoded by the coding sequence ATGAGTTTAGTGAGTCTGCGCCGGCTGGAGAAACATTATGGCGATCAAGTGGTGTTGGAACGTTTAAACGCAGAGGTAAACGAGGGAGAGTTTGTGTCCATTGTTGGCGCATCGGGCTGCGGCAAGACCACTTTCCTGAATATGATGCTGGGCATCGAGCCGCCCAGCCGAGGCGCGTTGCTATTGGACGGCAAGCCGATCCCGCAGGAGCCGGGGGCCGATCGCGGCGTGGTTTTCCAGCGTTACTCGGTATTTCCCCATCTGACCTCGCTGGAGAATGTGATGCTGGGTACCGAGTTTACGCAGGCGCGCTGGCTGGGGCGAGTCTGGGGATCCGCCCGGCGCGACATCGCCGCGCAGGCCCTCGCCATGCTGCAACAGGTAGGATTGGGACAGGCCGCCGACAAATATCCCCACCAGCTCTCCGGCGGGATGCAGCAGCGTCTGGCGCTGGCGCAGGCGCTAACCAAAAAACCGCGGATACTGTTGCTGGACGAACCTTTCGGCGCCCTCGATCCGGGTATCCGCCGCGATATGCATCAATTGATCACCGATTTGTGGCGGCAGCACCGGCTGACCATTTTCATGATCACCCACGATCTTAAAGAGGGGTTTTCCCTCGGGTCCCGCCTGTGGGTTTTTGACAAAATCCGTCACGACCCGCAAGCCCCCGATCGCTGGGGCGCCAGCATTACCTATGACATTCCGTTAGACCGTAATTCGGCCGGGCTGGAACGACAGCTCGACAACATTGTTTATCCGCGGCAGGACGTAGCCTGA
- a CDS encoding ABC transporter permease, which produces MRKMINSHPQRLSRGLLGLLPLLLLLLVYLVASDARLAINPLDKLLPGFNDMSSAIYRMALEPDARTGEYLLWTDTLASLTRLLSGIFISALLGLLLGLFCGGLPPVGALLSPLVMLAALIPPLAILPILFICFGLGELSKVMLIVIGVTPFIARDLQQHVQNIPREQVIKAQTLNAHSAQILWRVILPQLLPRLLESVRLSLGSAWLFLIAAEAIASTEGLGYRIFLMRRYLAMDVILPYVAWITLLAFMLEAVLRIYGRRQWPWYYVK; this is translated from the coding sequence ATGCGCAAGATGATCAACAGCCACCCCCAGCGTCTGTCGCGAGGCCTGCTGGGCTTGCTGCCGCTGTTGCTTTTGTTACTGGTCTATCTGGTTGCGTCGGATGCCCGTTTGGCGATCAACCCCCTGGATAAGCTGTTGCCGGGGTTCAATGATATGAGCAGCGCGATTTACCGTATGGCGCTGGAGCCGGATGCCCGTACCGGCGAATATCTGCTGTGGACCGATACCCTCGCCAGTCTGACGCGGCTGCTGAGCGGTATCTTTATCAGCGCGCTGCTGGGATTGCTGCTGGGATTGTTCTGCGGCGGCCTGCCGCCGGTCGGGGCGCTGCTGTCGCCGCTGGTCATGCTGGCGGCGCTGATACCGCCGCTGGCGATACTGCCGATTCTTTTTATCTGTTTTGGCCTGGGAGAACTGTCCAAAGTCATGCTGATAGTGATAGGGGTAACGCCTTTTATCGCCCGCGACCTACAGCAGCACGTGCAAAACATCCCCCGAGAGCAGGTGATCAAAGCCCAAACGCTGAACGCCCACAGCGCCCAGATCCTCTGGCGGGTGATCCTGCCGCAACTGCTGCCGCGCCTGCTGGAATCGGTTCGGTTATCACTGGGCTCGGCCTGGCTGTTCCTTATCGCCGCCGAGGCCATCGCCTCCACCGAGGGGCTGGGTTATCGCATATTCCTCATGCGCCGATACCTGGCCATGGACGTCATTTTGCCCTACGTCGCCTGGATTACCCTGCTGGCCTTCATGCTTGAGGCTGTCCTGCGCATCTATGGCCGCCGGCAATGGCCGTGGTATTACGTCAAATAA
- a CDS encoding class II D-tagatose-bisphosphate aldolase non-catalytic subunit, whose translation MKNTMKQYVDYIVNGGKSTMLGIGPMSPALIQACFELGKEKDLPLMFIASRNQVDADEFGAGYVNNWDQFRFAADLKAMADKVGFEGDYFLCRDHGGPWQRDKERKDHIPEAEAMALARRSYQVDMDAGFDLLHIDPTKDPYVVGKVIDIELVLSRTVELIRFCEDYRKANKLKEFFYEVGTEETNGGLTDINAYEAFINELNQRLSAEGLPQPLFIVGQTGTLTRLTRNVGHFNDKQSAELSAISTRYGVGLKEHNGDYLPDEILLKHPGLRITAMNVAPAYGTIETRAYLKLAEVEKI comes from the coding sequence ATGAAAAACACAATGAAACAGTACGTCGATTATATCGTTAACGGTGGCAAGTCTACTATGCTGGGTATTGGTCCTATGTCCCCAGCGCTTATCCAGGCCTGCTTTGAACTGGGTAAAGAAAAAGATCTGCCGCTGATGTTTATCGCCAGCCGCAACCAGGTCGATGCTGATGAATTTGGCGCCGGATACGTGAATAACTGGGATCAGTTCCGGTTCGCGGCTGATTTAAAGGCGATGGCAGATAAAGTCGGTTTTGAGGGTGACTACTTCCTTTGCCGCGACCACGGTGGCCCGTGGCAGCGCGATAAAGAACGTAAAGATCACATCCCGGAAGCAGAAGCGATGGCGCTGGCGCGTCGTTCCTATCAGGTGGATATGGATGCCGGTTTCGATCTATTGCATATTGACCCCACCAAAGACCCGTATGTAGTGGGTAAAGTCATTGATATTGAATTGGTTCTCAGCCGTACCGTTGAACTGATCCGTTTCTGCGAAGATTACCGTAAGGCCAACAAGCTTAAGGAGTTCTTCTATGAAGTAGGCACCGAAGAGACAAATGGCGGCCTGACCGATATCAACGCTTATGAAGCCTTTATTAACGAACTCAATCAACGTCTGTCCGCCGAAGGCCTGCCGCAGCCGTTGTTCATTGTTGGCCAGACCGGGACCCTGACCCGCCTGACGCGCAACGTGGGTCACTTCAATGACAAACAATCGGCTGAACTTTCCGCTATCAGTACCCGCTACGGCGTGGGGCTGAAAGAACATAACGGGGATTATCTGCCCGATGAAATCCTGCTAAAACACCCGGGACTGAGGATCACCGCGATGAACGTCGCGCCAGCGTATGGCACCATCGAAACCCGCGCATATCTCAAACTGGCCGAGGTGGAAAAGATTTAG
- a CDS encoding putative urea ABC transporter substrate-binding protein has protein sequence MVTVVKRLLLLATLCFTTLFSPIAPAADKPVFKICWSIYAGWMPWDYAQQTGIVKKWADKYGIDIRFVQVNDYIESVNQYTAGGFDGCTMTNMDALTIPAVGGVDSTALIVGDYSNGNDGILLKGQGDIRSLKGRPINLVELSVSHYLLARALAKNGMSEKDIKVVNTADADLVAAFGTADVNAIVTWNPLLAEAEKQPGSHEIFSSAQIPGEILDLLVVNSATLKKHPELGKALTGAWYETLNTMHGDNPTAVAARTMMGKSSGTDLAGFAERRAATSLLSNPKQPLVFVQSKALLTTMQSVAEFSFKHGLLGNGAPGADAVGIGAPAGVWGNTANIKLRFSDEFVKLAAAGQL, from the coding sequence ATGGTTACTGTTGTCAAAAGACTGCTGCTGCTCGCAACACTCTGTTTCACCACCCTGTTCAGCCCCATTGCGCCGGCCGCCGATAAGCCGGTTTTTAAAATCTGCTGGTCTATTTACGCCGGCTGGATGCCCTGGGACTATGCCCAGCAAACCGGTATCGTCAAAAAGTGGGCCGATAAGTACGGTATCGACATCCGCTTCGTCCAGGTCAACGATTACATCGAATCCGTCAACCAGTATACCGCCGGCGGCTTCGATGGCTGCACCATGACCAATATGGATGCCTTGACCATTCCCGCGGTCGGCGGCGTCGACAGCACCGCGCTGATTGTCGGCGACTATTCCAACGGCAACGACGGCATTCTGCTAAAAGGCCAAGGTGATATCCGCTCCCTGAAAGGCCGGCCTATCAACCTGGTGGAGCTTTCGGTTTCCCACTATCTTTTGGCCCGCGCGCTGGCGAAAAACGGCATGAGTGAAAAAGACATCAAGGTGGTCAATACCGCCGATGCCGATTTGGTCGCGGCTTTCGGCACTGCCGATGTGAATGCCATTGTGACGTGGAATCCGCTGCTTGCCGAGGCGGAGAAACAGCCCGGCAGTCATGAAATTTTCTCCTCCGCCCAGATCCCCGGCGAAATTCTCGATTTGCTGGTAGTGAATAGCGCAACGTTAAAAAAGCATCCGGAACTGGGTAAAGCGCTCACCGGCGCCTGGTATGAAACCCTCAACACCATGCACGGCGACAACCCGACGGCCGTTGCCGCCAGGACCATGATGGGAAAGAGTTCCGGCACCGATTTGGCGGGCTTCGCCGAACGGCGGGCGGCCACCTCCCTTTTAAGCAACCCCAAGCAACCGCTGGTTTTTGTACAGAGCAAGGCGCTCCTCACGACCATGCAGTCGGTGGCCGAATTCTCCTTCAAACATGGACTGCTGGGCAACGGCGCGCCGGGGGCCGATGCCGTGGGGATCGGCGCGCCCGCCGGCGTATGGGGAAACACCGCCAATATCAAGCTGCGTTTCTCCGACGAGTTCGTAAAGCTGGCCGCGGCCGGCCAGCTATAA
- a CDS encoding urea amidolyase associated protein UAAP2, with amino-acid sequence MIKTSPRRTQDTLYRRQINAGDYWLYRLEAGQTLRITDSEGNQAVDTLFFNADDTAERYSMTDTVRGQNNLFLTTGSVLRSSEDRPMLKIVADTCGRHDTVGGACATESNTVRYSLEKRHMHACRDSWMLALAEHPEFGLTKRDLGHNINFFMNVPVTAEGGLTFADGISAPGKYVELEAAMNVLVLISNCPQLNNPCNGYNPTPIEVAVWS; translated from the coding sequence ATGATTAAAACCAGCCCTCGCCGGACACAGGATACCCTCTACCGGCGCCAAATCAATGCGGGGGATTATTGGCTCTACCGCCTGGAGGCGGGACAGACGCTGAGGATCACCGACAGTGAAGGCAATCAGGCGGTGGATACGCTGTTTTTCAACGCCGACGATACCGCTGAACGCTACAGCATGACGGACACCGTGCGGGGACAAAACAATCTGTTCCTCACCACCGGCAGCGTGCTGCGCTCCAGCGAGGATCGGCCAATGCTGAAGATCGTCGCCGACACCTGCGGCCGGCACGATACGGTGGGCGGCGCCTGCGCCACCGAGAGCAATACCGTGCGCTACTCGCTGGAAAAACGCCACATGCACGCCTGTCGAGATAGCTGGATGCTGGCGCTGGCCGAACACCCGGAATTCGGCCTGACCAAACGGGACCTGGGTCATAATATCAACTTTTTCATGAATGTACCGGTCACGGCCGAGGGCGGGCTGACCTTTGCCGACGGCATTTCCGCACCGGGCAAGTATGTCGAGCTGGAGGCGGCGATGAATGTATTGGTGCTGATTTCCAATTGTCCGCAGCTCAATAATCCCTGTAATGGCTATAACCCAACCCCCATTGAGGTGGCGGTCTGGTCATGA
- a CDS encoding PTS fructose transporter subunit IIC, producing the protein MLKLLKNTKRHFMTGVSYMIPFVVAGGVLLALAVMFNGQAAIPDHGFLKAMSQIGIAGLTLFIPILAGYIAYSMVDKPGIAPGAIGGLMAYQMGAGFLGGMLAGIIAGLIVWSLLNIIARLKIPHFLRMVLPIFIIPLLGTFLTGMAIYYIIGDPIAGLMKWLSAWLANMQGTSFIILGSVLGCMIAVDMGGPMNKTAFFFAVALISTNPQLMAAVAVADCTPPLGLALATFLFKGIFNDVEREAGKPAVIMGFMGITEGAIPFAAADPVRVIPAIMLGSAVAAVLSLWFGATNAAPWGGLIVLPVVSNHFGYIIAVIAGTLTTAVAVKVLKTVVKPKE; encoded by the coding sequence ATGTTAAAACTATTAAAAAATACTAAAAGACATTTTATGACCGGGGTATCCTACATGATCCCGTTTGTGGTGGCCGGCGGTGTTCTGCTGGCACTGGCGGTGATGTTCAACGGTCAGGCGGCCATTCCCGATCATGGTTTTCTCAAGGCGATGTCGCAAATAGGCATCGCCGGATTGACGCTGTTTATTCCGATTCTCGCAGGCTATATTGCCTATTCGATGGTGGATAAACCCGGCATCGCACCGGGCGCCATTGGCGGATTAATGGCTTACCAGATGGGGGCCGGATTCTTAGGCGGGATGCTGGCCGGGATTATCGCCGGGCTGATTGTCTGGTCACTGTTGAATATCATTGCCCGCTTAAAAATCCCCCATTTTCTCAGAATGGTTCTGCCGATTTTTATTATTCCGCTGCTCGGCACTTTCCTCACCGGGATGGCGATTTACTACATCATCGGCGATCCTATTGCCGGATTGATGAAATGGCTCAGCGCCTGGCTTGCCAATATGCAGGGGACCTCTTTTATCATTCTCGGCAGCGTACTGGGCTGTATGATCGCCGTCGATATGGGCGGCCCGATGAATAAAACCGCCTTCTTCTTCGCTGTCGCCCTAATCTCCACCAACCCGCAATTAATGGCCGCTGTGGCCGTCGCTGATTGCACCCCGCCGCTTGGGCTGGCGCTGGCCACCTTCTTATTTAAAGGGATCTTTAACGATGTGGAACGGGAGGCGGGCAAACCGGCGGTGATTATGGGTTTTATGGGCATTACCGAAGGCGCCATCCCCTTTGCCGCCGCCGACCCGGTACGGGTGATCCCGGCGATTATGCTTGGCAGCGCGGTCGCGGCAGTGCTGTCGCTCTGGTTCGGCGCCACCAACGCTGCCCCTTGGGGCGGGCTTATCGTTCTGCCGGTGGTCAGCAATCATTTCGGTTACATCATTGCCGTTATCGCCGGAACGCTCACCACCGCCGTGGCCGTTAAGGTGCTGAAAACCGTCGTCAAACCCAAAGAATAG
- a CDS encoding urea amidolyase associated protein UAAP1 has product MTDSSKLLYRTVLPAGAHWSLRLRRGTALRLTDIRGGANVGMLFYNPENLLERYNAPDTMKCQHTFRLTTGHCLYSDMGRIFCGIEQDSFGWHDTVCGTMNAQLTEQRFGASDYQQARNDRHQNGYDSFLVELTKYGLGKRDLAACLNVFSRVSADEQGNLRLESPALPGASVTLRFAMDTLVVLHTCPHPLSQAGAYPRSPVEIALPADLAPLPEACLTREENRRGQANNALYYLGTIAPAGTIAPAGTMLGDSHAAPAQECHHD; this is encoded by the coding sequence ATGACCGACAGCAGTAAATTGTTATATCGAACCGTATTGCCGGCCGGAGCGCACTGGTCGCTCCGGCTGCGGCGCGGCACCGCGTTGCGCCTGACCGATATCCGGGGCGGCGCCAATGTGGGCATGCTGTTTTATAACCCTGAGAACCTCTTGGAGCGTTATAACGCGCCGGACACCATGAAGTGCCAGCATACGTTCCGCCTCACCACCGGGCATTGCCTCTATTCAGACATGGGCCGCATTTTCTGCGGAATCGAACAAGATAGTTTCGGCTGGCACGATACGGTATGCGGCACCATGAACGCGCAGCTTACCGAGCAGCGTTTCGGAGCGTCCGATTACCAGCAGGCGCGCAACGATCGTCACCAGAACGGTTATGACAGTTTCCTGGTGGAACTGACCAAATACGGCCTGGGTAAACGGGATCTGGCCGCCTGCCTGAATGTCTTTTCCCGGGTCAGCGCCGACGAACAGGGCAATTTGCGGCTGGAATCGCCCGCCCTTCCCGGCGCGTCCGTCACGCTGCGTTTCGCCATGGATACCCTGGTAGTGTTGCATACCTGCCCCCATCCCCTCAGTCAGGCCGGGGCTTATCCCCGTTCGCCGGTGGAGATAGCCCTGCCGGCCGACCTTGCGCCGCTGCCGGAAGCCTGCCTGACCCGCGAGGAAAACCGGCGCGGACAGGCGAATAACGCGCTGTACTATTTAGGAACCATAGCCCCCGCAGGAACCATAGCCCCTGCCGGAACAATGCTCGGCGACAGCCATGCCGCGCCTGCCCAGGAATGCCATCATGATTAA
- a CDS encoding PTS fructose transporter subunit IIB has product MIRAAKDEVHPFSSDRNLHIVAVTACATGVAHTYMAAEQLEKLAKAYRFSIKIETQGVLGLKNPITERDILCSELVIIASDIAIDNPGRFDGCRLLNVCINSLLLKPSEVISAIRKSLNLPRGNIIDL; this is encoded by the coding sequence ATGATCCGTGCAGCAAAAGATGAAGTACACCCCTTCTCCAGCGATCGCAACCTGCATATCGTGGCGGTGACCGCCTGCGCCACCGGCGTGGCGCATACCTATATGGCCGCCGAACAGCTGGAAAAACTGGCGAAAGCCTATCGTTTCTCCATCAAAATCGAGACCCAGGGCGTGCTGGGGCTGAAAAATCCTATTACCGAAAGAGACATACTCTGCTCGGAGCTGGTTATCATCGCCTCCGATATCGCCATCGATAACCCCGGGCGCTTTGACGGCTGCCGCCTTCTGAATGTATGCATTAACTCTTTGTTGCTTAAACCTTCCGAGGTCATCTCCGCTATCCGCAAGTCGCTGAATCTACCCAGGGGTAACATCATCGACCTGTAG
- a CDS encoding PTS fructose transporter subunit IIC: protein MSDTMKAIKNDLVKAFSTGVSYMMPVVVVGGICLALSLVGGEPTPGKGMVVTNPFLLNLGAIGSAGLGMMIPVLAAYIAYSIAGKPGLTPGLITGFMASTPLGDNHVVTGFLGAMLLGILSGYVVKWVKTWKVGKALMPVMPIMIIPIVSTGLVGMLYLYVLIGPIGVAMRWLVSMLSDMRGSSGLVLGLILGAMAAFDMGGPVNKTATAFTLALMAEGIYGPNGAYRIACAIPPLGLALSTFISRRKWSEDERRMGTSAAFMGLIGITEGAIPFAVKNLKTVLPSIIIGSAVGAGLAMIHGVESMVPHGGLVAIAGVNKGALWYVIDMAIGVIITAICLHILRPNISEAVKKEPAKKIINSDMNKA, encoded by the coding sequence ATGTCCGATACGATGAAAGCCATTAAGAATGATTTAGTCAAAGCGTTCAGCACCGGCGTGTCCTATATGATGCCCGTGGTGGTGGTGGGCGGGATCTGTCTGGCGCTGTCGCTGGTTGGCGGAGAACCGACTCCCGGCAAAGGGATGGTGGTCACCAATCCATTTTTATTAAACCTCGGTGCCATCGGTAGCGCGGGCCTCGGAATGATGATCCCGGTATTGGCCGCCTATATCGCCTACTCCATTGCCGGTAAACCAGGGCTAACGCCGGGCTTAATCACCGGTTTCATGGCCAGCACACCATTGGGCGACAACCACGTGGTCACCGGCTTCCTCGGCGCGATGCTGCTCGGCATTCTGAGCGGCTACGTTGTCAAGTGGGTGAAAACCTGGAAGGTCGGCAAGGCGCTGATGCCGGTCATGCCAATCATGATTATCCCTATCGTCTCCACCGGCCTGGTCGGCATGCTTTATCTGTATGTGCTGATTGGCCCCATCGGGGTGGCGATGAGGTGGCTGGTTTCAATGCTCTCGGATATGCGCGGCAGCAGTGGACTGGTACTGGGGCTGATTCTCGGGGCGATGGCTGCCTTTGATATGGGGGGGCCGGTCAATAAAACCGCGACCGCCTTTACCCTGGCGCTGATGGCAGAAGGTATTTACGGACCGAATGGCGCTTACCGTATCGCCTGTGCTATTCCACCGCTGGGCCTTGCTCTTTCGACATTTATTTCACGCCGCAAATGGTCTGAAGATGAAAGAAGGATGGGCACCTCCGCCGCTTTTATGGGGTTGATTGGTATTACCGAAGGAGCCATCCCCTTTGCGGTTAAAAACCTCAAAACGGTTCTGCCGTCCATTATTATCGGCAGCGCCGTGGGTGCCGGTCTGGCAATGATTCACGGCGTTGAATCCATGGTGCCCCATGGCGGATTAGTCGCGATTGCCGGCGTGAATAAAGGCGCGCTCTGGTACGTCATCGATATGGCTATCGGCGTGATTATCACGGCTATTTGCCTGCATATTTTACGACCCAATATTAGCGAAGCCGTTAAAAAAGAACCGGCAAAGAAAATCATTAATTCTGACATGAACAAAGCCTGA
- a CDS encoding putative PEP-binding protein — MKPANYLSIGEEANPFLGFRAVRTYPHYRELFAMQLKAILTASAHGNAKIMIPMIANVDEVIWCRDALESVKGEMRNAGLTFNDSIELGVMLEVPSVIFAIQEIADYADFFSIGSNDLTQYFFAADRGNTRVAGVYDNYSPAFLRAMRFAVDEVHRAGKWIGICGELGASKDFLPLFTGMGFDELSMSGTAIPGVKHALRELNFDKCRRLAEEIVTLRRSDEVKSALRAPGVKTKSTRPLLAPEFILSCLAASDKNEIIKMMTDNLWLHHRTDNRDRLCDDIWTREDAFSTAVGYGFAIPIPNPTISSIPLSVWRRWINRLCGATSRLKPYFAHGE; from the coding sequence GTGAAACCGGCCAATTATCTCAGTATCGGCGAGGAGGCGAACCCGTTCCTGGGCTTTCGCGCAGTTCGCACCTATCCGCATTATCGGGAGCTGTTCGCCATGCAACTGAAGGCAATTCTCACCGCCTCTGCGCACGGCAACGCCAAAATCATGATCCCGATGATTGCCAACGTCGACGAAGTCATCTGGTGTCGCGATGCGCTGGAATCCGTCAAAGGGGAAATGCGCAACGCGGGACTGACGTTCAACGATAGCATTGAATTAGGTGTCATGCTGGAAGTCCCTTCCGTGATCTTCGCTATCCAGGAAATTGCCGACTATGCCGACTTCTTTAGCATCGGCAGCAACGACCTGACGCAGTACTTTTTTGCCGCCGACCGTGGTAATACCCGGGTGGCTGGCGTTTACGACAATTATTCCCCCGCCTTCCTGCGCGCCATGCGGTTCGCCGTCGACGAGGTACACCGCGCGGGAAAATGGATTGGCATCTGTGGGGAACTGGGTGCCAGCAAGGATTTTCTGCCACTGTTTACCGGCATGGGCTTTGATGAACTCAGCATGAGTGGTACCGCTATTCCAGGGGTAAAACACGCTCTGCGGGAGCTGAATTTCGACAAATGCCGGCGGCTGGCCGAGGAAATCGTCACCCTCCGGCGTTCTGATGAAGTGAAAAGCGCTCTGCGCGCCCCTGGCGTCAAAACAAAGAGTACAAGACCGCTTCTCGCACCGGAGTTTATCCTTAGCTGTTTGGCGGCCAGCGATAAAAATGAAATCATCAAGATGATGACCGATAACCTCTGGCTACATCACCGGACCGATAACCGGGATCGGCTCTGCGATGATATCTGGACCCGGGAAGACGCCTTCTCGACCGCCGTGGGATATGGTTTTGCCATCCCCATACCAAATCCGACCATATCCTCTATTCCACTATCAGTATGGCGACGTTGGATAAACCGGTTATGTGGGGCGACCAGCAGGTTGAAACCGTATTTTGCTCACGGTGAGTAA